Part of the Dreissena polymorpha isolate Duluth1 chromosome 12, UMN_Dpol_1.0, whole genome shotgun sequence genome, TGATATTAtcatattgattataataatgtCCTTGGTAGATTAACATtacttgcaaaataatgaaatatgatatttgttatggtgtttaattaaataacttaTTTTACCTGGGTATTTTTACCACGTTAAACTTTAAATCATGTGTATTCATTTTTTATCTTCCTCACGCAATTGTCTCTCGcgaaacgtttatttttcgaataggtaactcgcccttgagtcggacggGTTAAAGGTATAAGTCTATAATAACAAGCTGTGTGGTCAAAGCCGGGGCTAAGCTTGAGCAGGCTAtaaatatcatatcatatgaGTATTTTATACACATAATTATTTGATTCCCAGCTTATGTTCGTTAGATAACAGTTGATTAACAAACCCCACTGAGTCGGACACATTCGCTCTTAACACGTACACACATATTTGTATAAgcatttattttgttatacattccctatatttaaaaaaatgcaaactgCACAGTAACAGTCCTGCTTTGACGTTAAAAGTTTATAAGTTTGTCAACATGTTTACGCAAATTattttgtcaacatgttgacgACAATAAGTTATACAAAGAGGACAAATAACATGGTCACTTTTAGTGTTAATCTGAACAATAACGGAACCATGTGTAGCACTGAGGGGTGacaaaaaagtacaaaaatacaaaaatacaaaaataaaacattatgtgatTCTTGTTGTTTGTGAGCTATTAATGTGAATATGTGGTTAATTATCAACCGTATGCCTCTGCCAATAGATAAACTTATGTTCGACATAATGGTGAATTGCGTTCGCCTCAAGGCCTAATTGAGTTGTTATACATGATTTACTGTTAAATCTATACAAGAGAGCGAACCACTGAAAATTACCtttcattattacagaataagGTCATGATTATAATATCAAGTCATTTGTTAATGATGTGAAACGTATCTAACAAAAATGCCGATGGTATAAAGATGATCGAAAATTGAAAATTCTGAATTGACCGTCATCAGAAGTCATTAATAATGTCACGAATCTAAATTCATCGtgaaataatatttgataacattttatttcgaaatttaatttattttgagtatgaagGCTAAAGTGTTTGATATATAACGTCACAAATAATGCTTAACAAAAAATTATCTTTGCAAACTTCAAAGATAAAAATATCCGACTCAAGGTCAAAATCGACTAAAGGGCGAGTTACCCTATATCAAAGCTAATTTTATCGAAAGTAAGAACTGCAAAGAAGGTGGGTTTTTTTGTAACTTTAActtaaacactattttcaaaatataaaagtaaataatactacttttcataataaatactttaacaaaaaatccttccagatctagAAGGATTTTCTTGTAATGGCAGTGGTTATCGCTACTAGCCGTGAGGAGTTTGCCTCGCATCAGTTAACACCCGCTGGTAAAGAACTTGAGTTTGGTTGGGTTAACTTAATGTATGCaagtaaaacatgtatattatctCGCAACCCTTGGCATAAGACTTTACTCGAGTTTTCTTTTGGTCTGCAAATCAAACCAAATCTCTGTAATTCAAATGTTGAATGGTCTATCTTATTTCCTtcttattgtaaatataaacttaaatgtttttttgtacTAGGGTATGCTAATAATATAGCTAGTATGTCAGATACGACTTATTTCAATAGTTTTAGTTTTTATCTTTAATGATCAAACGTATTATATCAATTTGCTTTTAAATCGAATCATACCGGCTTCGAGTGCAGATTTATCCGTGCGACATTCAATGATTCAATCatcatttctttaaacatatgttACTTAAGGTTGACCTTGCGACCTTTAATAACGTGAAGTTATAATCCGGGCAAAATGaattttttacttaattttacATATTATCTAGAATTATGACCTTGTTTGACAACCGGTTTACATCAAACATATCATATTTGCAAAGTTATATAAACTAGTGACTTAATTGTTTACGCAAAGGGGCAACATTTTAAACCTGGGTGAGATTTCATTTGGATAAATGTTTTCTTActaggtttcatgaagattgtgcagTACACATCGTTTATATAGAGATTTATCCCGCGTGGCCCAAAATCAAAATCGGCCGAGATAGTAAGAGGAATAATGAGTTTCATGAGTATTGTGTCATAAATGTGACCTTGTTATTAACCCCATGTGAGCAGGTTTCAGACTCAGTAAAGTGTATTGACAACTTTTCATGAAAATGCgaagataaatgtggcctctacgaTGTTCACACGCTATTTTGTAATTTTACCAAGTGTTTGACCCTACATAAACTTGATCGAGATACCATTTGAGcgatgttctgaccaagtttaaaaaAAGATTGCGAAATATATGTTAACTGTGTACTTTTCTGAAGCTTGCTCTTTAATTTTACTTACTGGCATTATACATAGAGAGTTATTATCGTCCAACTACCTTATATTAAGGCCACTCATTCCAGCTACGATGATAAAATCAGCGGTACTACACTTATCATATAAGTAgaatttgaattaaaataaatgtaagctGGAGAGGCATAAACAGTAGAAAAACAGCAAGAACATTAACTtataacaatattatatatagtaataaataGTCTTTCTTCCGATTTACAATAGGTTTTTTAACGTAATGTAGTCTCATTCTTAGAAAGTATGAGAGGAACATAGTTGTTTAATAAGTTATAATCACTGTCTGAAACTAGTACAAACGTATTTACAAATGAAGCATATATGATACATTTTAATCAAACGATTGTTTGTTCGTTGGATTTCTTTTTCCCAACATAAGTAAACGTATTGAAACAAATTTACCAAAAAAGATATGATTTCAAGACACTTAATAATTTTGTGGATATCCACTGTGATCGTGTAttaataaaaatgagtaaaatcgTCCTTGACACACATCAAAGCAGCCTAATAATGTTAAAGCCTTATATTAAtgtgcttatttaaaaaaaaacgctgtCCTTGTTTGATTACCAGTAAAACCCTCTCCAGCCGACATCATATTTTGCATAAAGGTAATGCGATAAGGTAAACTTGTTTACTTGCCAATTGCATTTAAACGCACAAACGGTTAACAAAGCGCTCAGATTGAAGATTTAGGAGGTGGAGAGGAGTATAATTTGATCATAAGGCATATAAAAGGTTATTACTTTACGTTTTTCTAGTCTGCCTTttttcagtctgtctgtctttctgtctgccAGTCTTTCtttctttccgtctgtccgtctgtctgcgtGTCTGACTGTCTGTATTTTTGTCTTTTCGTCCGTCCATTAATCCGTCACGTTATGTATTGTTCTGTTCATCTGTCTCTCTGTCCGTCTTTCTTTCTTTATGCCTGTCCGTCTAAACACCTCTTTCTTTATTTGTATGTGTGCAAATATAGccaaaataataagaattcaTAATAAAATTTGCTTTTTTGATATGTTAACACTCATTACGAAACAAAAATACTATGCTATGGCAATACAGGATTTACTTAATGATATATTGAAGAATCGTAGTAAGTGATTCAAAATTAACCATATTTAACACATACTCgaagtaaaataattaaactcGCAGCATTATTTTCTCACATGCAACAATTGTTGCATTTGTATGAAACACTAAGTAACAAATGGGTATGGTTACATATTAAAAAGATACAGTGAACTATTGATGCCATGTGGTTTTCTTGTTGACATCTTAAGAGTGTAGAATTTTCAAATCACCGTTATAGAACGTTactttatttcatgaaataaCCAACTGATCTGTTGTTATGCACGTTGaatttgtattgtttatatttgtcCTATAGGCAATTTTCATTATTAATTATACCAACTTCATATTTAATAACATCGTTCAATTCCGTACCAGCTCGGCATTGGAAAGCGCGTTTAACCTCCCAAAGACGTTGTCATGTGTCAGATACATGTGAAAAAAATATCCTGTAAATAACTTCGTAAATAACACCGGTAAATATTTATTGGTagtaataccaccattacacgtagtgACATGGGAGAGTTCGGTACCAGCGCATGCGTTTGAGTGCGCTGTTAACTTACCCAAAAGCCcttttgttatttgaaatattgtttgcatttgcatattacataaataatacGGAATACAGCATGATTTATAAGCGTAGACGCCACAATGCGGTGTGTGTGTTAGAAGATTCACAGTTAATGATGTTCTTCTATGTCTAAGGCTAATGTTTGTGAGGACCCGTATTATGTCCAGCACTTCTACCTAAATAATTTACTGGACTTGCGAAGGTTTCAAGTATAGCTGCAATTGaaatttttgttgtttgtttcgtAATGTGTATTTTTCTATCAACACTGGCATTGGCCATATTATTTAACTGATTTTACGATACAGATtggttttgtatttatttgataaataatattgatcTATATCtggaaaacatttatttatatttgaattaataaTTGTAGCTTGTTTGTGATAAACGTTCAatgtataattacatgtattcaCTACTTGAAGTGGCGTTTGATGAACGCTACAACAAAGTATTAACTGTACAACAAcgtaaaatatatactttatgataAGTTGCACATTTATTGTTGAAATtagaattgtatttaaaaaaaaacgcgcACTTTGGAGTGATTCATGTTGTAATTGATTGACAGTGACAGAAATGAAACGATAATTTACTTCTCATCGGAATCACATTTACTGCTCATACCTTTCATATGCCGAAACTCACACGTAAACTTGGCTTAACTTTCCAGAATGGAAAAGTCTCGTTTTTCCGCCATCGCTTTGTTGGTTTTGCTGGAGTACGTTGGTGGCTCCTTGGTGCCTCACGAAGATCGAAGCGTTGTCGATTTGCTTCATGTCTGCGATGGTGGTCGTTGGGGTGAATGGCATAGTCCGAAATTCTGTCCACAATCAACGTATGCCATAGGATATTACATTCAGGTATTCAAATGTCATTTAGTCCATTCAAATATCATACAAAGTACATGTTATTGTAAAATCTGTACGTGTCGATATGTCCTTAATTAATCCGAATGTGAATGCTTATTAGATGTACATATCACATATGTTATAactgtacataatttattatataattcaAGATTAAGACGCTTAACTATGCCTTCATTAAAATTAATAGATGATTTGTGCGATGTATGCAGGTTGAGACGCCAGATGGCGATGATACAGCACTCAACAACATTATGCTAATGTGCGGCTGTCGCGATGGTTCTGTTGGTGTCACAGTTTCTTCTGGGTTTGGACCATTTGGCTCTTCAAACAAACACATGTTGTGTCCCCGTGTTTCCGGTGAAGCACAATTCATGGTTGAATTTCTCCTTAAAGTTCAGCCGGATCAGGTGAGTTCTTTGGAAAGCAAGGATTCAActgacttaaatataaattatcttacTATAAATACATGTGacaatgtaatttatttaaatgtttaaaaaaataaataacgtgCCTTCAACATATGGATAATGAATCTCTAGAAACATTATCAGAAAAGAAAATTCTTGCTAAAATCATCTTTTCTTTTACGTGAGCCAAGTTATAAAGTACCTATAAAAAATAAGAAACTGCGTTCAGTTTTCTTCAGGTAATCTGTATACGAGTCAGATAAATGTATGCGATAATTAAATAATGCGTAATTTTCCATGAAATTATGTTGCTCTGCTGTAAAATATTATGACGTGTTACGAATATACCCTTCACATGAACGATGCTATTTTACGTTTATTAAAACATAGTGTTTGCGACTGAACACAATTTCGTAAAGCGACCCTTTACGAAGTTCGTTTAAATCATGCTCTTTAGGTTACATTTAGTGCCTCCATGGGGGTAACTTGTTTTAATTTAGGTCATATAGTGAACACTTCAAATTCAAAATAGTCTGCTCTGTAACCGCAAAGTCCAGAATTTGTAAAATACCTAAATGGTCTCAAACCAAGTTTGTTTATTTCGTAGATGTTCAAGGCttataagttttatttttataaagtgACCTCGTCTGATGGTACTTAGttaactcttttagtgctggaaccgaatttggaaggcctttgcaaacagtttggatccagatgagacgccacagaacgtggtgtctcatcatgatccaaactgtttgctattctgatagtaatatttaaaaaaaatcgaagaaaatgctaattttagaaattcagcagacgacattttagcagacgacaaatttcccagcatgcagagGTTTAAATAAAATCATGCGCATCTGGTCTGATTGACTATGCTTGATGATGGTGAGTTGTTTTCTTGAgtgaaaaattaaaacatttcgcATGAAGCAGCACGGTTCGGAGAGTAGATTAATTATGTTGCAATAACAGTAAATTCGAATGGTGTCAATTCACTTAGAAGTACAATCACTATACATGTCATATTTGCAAACATTTGAGCGAACTTGAACCATCTTGTCTAAGTTGTATCCATTTGGGTGTGtttattgtgtatttatgattgaattaaagtacatattttgacGTAACAACGTTTTGTAAATGATTCCTTGCCCTACATAATTTACATAACCTTTCATTTTATGTCTTTCCTGCTAATACAGACTTATTGTCCAcgtgtttatatttgttaatgaaaataatgttttcttaGGGTCTGAACGGCGATAACACAGCGGCTAACGACATCAAGTTCAAATGCGGTTCTTTAAAGACCGGATCAGGCGCTGCAAGTGTCATTCACGCTCCAGGTGGCACAGAGTGGGGCAATTGGTCTCAAACTTGGAGCAACCGATGCCCGGAGCATTCGGCCATCTGTGGAATTAAAACCAAAATCGAATCTTGGCAGGGAAGCCGTACAGACGATACCTCGCTTAAAGACGTCAAGTTTTATTGCTGCGACGACTAATGTTGTTTGTGTTCACTTACTTTATTTCTGTGCCGACCTTAACTTAATTGGCATTTAAGGCTGATTTTCCTATCGTATTTGTTACTCTCGATCTTGTCCAGGTGATATACTGTAAATACGATACAAGATGTCAATGCCATAGTTAACGTAACTCGTTATCGGAACCCATAATATAGTATATACACTACGTGTCATTAGTTTTGTAAATAGTGTATTCATGCAAATAAAGAAAAGAATTATGAATAAAACTTCGAAGCATTACGAAACATATTTGACTTCATATTGCtttcaaatgttttttaaaaatattatcaaaatttaatgACATCAACTGCAGAGATTAAAAAAAGGTGCAATTAAAACtacatcaataaaacacattCATAAttccaatatataaatataaaagtgAGGTTATAAAATCAAAATTCCGATTCATGAAAATCTTGAGATTATAATGTGCATGTTTTAATCAAATTACAAAGCTTTGGTTTAAGAATGATTGTCTTACTATATATTCCTGATTTAGGCACTAGGGCGACCGTACTTTTTTTATGAATTAGGGGGAAAATaagtatattgtttatattaattataacatTACATCTAAACATTGTTTTTACAATAAAAGTGAcgttttataatcatattaaaagcATTTTGCAATCAaacctaaaataaaaatatgctaaAAAATGGTCCActtgatattgtttaattataacATATTCTTTATGAGGACCATGTCCTAATTTCTGCATCGAGGGGACTATTTCAAATATACTGTATTAAAGGGACCATTTAAATATATTCTGCATTAGGGGGACCattttatattttcttcattAAGGGGACCATTTAAAGTATTCTATACTAAGGGGACAAATGATTTATTGCGAACTATGTATTTATACTATGTAATTCCTAAAGATATGTATATACACTTCTTGGAAAACAAGTATCAAACATGAACAGGATAAGAAATTTAACATGACATTTGCAAATATCACCGATGTCTAGGCTACGCAcgtttctgaaaaaaacaacactttaaatTAACATACTGTTCAGGCTATGGCAAAGTATTCACCCTCACCTTAAAAAACTGTTACTCCAGACGCTTGACATTGGGGTTCTTTTGACTTCAggtgaaaaaaatgaaaaaactcAGTAAATAACCACTATACTATGTTAACTACCAATATTAACACCACTGGGCCTTGTATTTAAAACAGGTGTTACAATTTAGTTTGCCGTGTAAGTCAATATAACTCATGTTACTCCTTGGGCGTGGTCAGTTTTGACTACAGAGGCatgattgtaaaaaataaatagagGACCACTTTAAGATGTTAGATgccaaaaaacaaatattacacctgacagcaaaaaaacaaaactatgTATGATAGTTAATTAAAGAGAATCAGATCTGCATTAATGATCTTGTACTTGTAAGGAAAGTCAATCTGCAAGGCAGACataaattggatgaaaaatgGGAAAGAGAACCAAACGTGGTTTTAGATATCCCATATTCCTAGCCTGTTCACAGAGTACACAGAGAGAGAACCGAAAGAGACCTATTTGAACTCCGCACATGAACATGTTGCAGTTTGTCTCTCTCCCAGAACTAGAACAGCCATCGCAAGGTATCCGAAAGATCAGAGCACCATCAAAAGCCTAGTCGAAATTCTGGTAATGATAGTGACTGTAGTTCAAGTTCTGATTATGTTATATAACTTCACAAGATTCCACAGTGAAGGAACACTAACGCTGATACTAGATATACAACCGATATACTTTTGGGCGTCAACATAACATACTTGATTCTCGAGACGTGTTAGTTTATTCCATACCCCTAACCCACTTCACACATACATAAATGACATAGTCTCCTGGGTTCAAAagaattttgttcaaagttttctCTTTAAACAACAAATCTACAACACAGTCcaatgtatttatataacatGGCTGAAGTCACGGAAAGCCTATCATGAAAATCATGAATTCAACGGTGCTTCTGATTATGACACAACTTTCTAGCACATGCTCTTAACCCCATAGAATCCAAACATCAAGAGCTATTGTTTTAAAACACCACGATAGTATTAGGTCAATGGAAATACAACGGTATGAGTGAATTAATGACAGAAAGTTGAGCGAATGAGTATAACGATAATATTTCACCTTACTCTCATGCATGGTGTATTTCACGGTACTAAGTTACAACAAAGAATCGTATgtggaaatatttttatttgaatttttaatcATGAATAGTgacacatgattattacgattttTATAATTCAAgcatgaatattttaaatataagggTAAGATTTTATGGACATAAATCGAGTCACATTGAAAAAGTGTATATTGTTCAATACATTAGctgataattatatatttttgtttcatgaagtCACTGGACTTACAAATTAACACCAGCAAATATTGCTTTGTTGAGGAAAGtaaaattttcaattaaaacatttattaccACTATAAGTTATAGAAACTATTTTCTACAATCACTTCTTTAAAAGAACCTCAACTTAgaatatttcacaaaatttattttatgtaacTAACACCAGAAAATATTTCTTtgtaaatgaaagtaaaattttcattttaaacattaattaccACTATAAGTTATAGAAACTATTTTCTACAATCACTTCTTAAAAAGAACCTCAACTTggaatatttcacaaaataaattgtatgcaACTAACACCAGCAAATATTGCTTTGTAAAGGAAAgtaaaattttcatttaaaatattaattaccaCTTTAAGTTTTAGAAACTATTTTCTACAATCACTTCTTAGAACCTCAACttgaaatatttcacaaaataatttttatgcaacttttatttacatattattcaACTGCAATACTATTAACTTAGCATTTTTGAGCTTTGACTACATGTCAATTCCAAAATCTTTGCGCTAAATGAGACTGGTTTCAGATGCTAGGTTTACATGTAGGCTACCTAACCCATGATTTCAGCACAATACCTTCACTCAAGTTTTTATGCAAAAAGTGTTTCTGTTTTTAAGGAAGGACCTTGACAGAACTAGCCCAAcactaggtctgcatgtaagcaaCATGTATACACAATTGAAGCATAATACATCCATCTCCAACGTTTGTTTATTTTAGGAAGTGACCTTTAACCTGTCTGTCCCTGAATGCAACTCAAGCTAGGTCAGCATGTTAACcacctaaaacaaatttcaacacaataccTCCATCCTTAATCGAATTATTGAGCAGAAAGGTTTCctttttttgataaaaatgttcTTCACCTGAATGACCTCAAATGCAATCCCAAACAAGGACTACATGCAAGCTTTGTTTTTCCAATACATTGTATTTCCAATTGCAAAGaagtacatatacaatataaattgtaaaaataatgatCTGCAATACGACACAACACAAAAAACAAGCATATAATGCAAACAACTCATATCTTATGTTATGTAAAGAAGTAGTCAACTGTAACAGACAAAACATATAAGTTAGTGAAGTCTCTTGAAAACTTTACAATTATTAGTATATGAAGTTGTGTGTTGGAAAGAAAAACATGTAGAAAgtacataaagagaaaaaaacaCCACATTTTCTAGTTTGAAAGAACAACAAAGAATGTGAACACTGTTATAACGGATGAAAAAAGCATAGAGAAGCAATAGTAGGTACATatagttatattatatatcaccaagtacatacaaatgaaaaaaaaacacaacatcgTTCAGTGTGAAAAGACAAAGAAGAATGTGTACATTGTAATAACATATGAGAAAGGCACAGAGAAGCGAAAGTAGTTGCATATAATTATAGTATATAACACAGAGGTCCTACATTTTATAATACATCCAGTGAATTTATATTACATTGACTGAAGTCACGGAAAGCCTATCATAGAAATCATGATTTAAACGGTGCTTCTGATTATGGCACAACTTTCTAGCACATGCTCTTAACCCTATAGAATCCAAACATCAAGAGCTATTGCTTTAGAACACCACGATAGTATTATAAGGTCAATGAAAAAACAACGGTATGAATGAATTAATGACAAAAAGTTGAGCGAATGAGTATAACGATAATATTTCACCTTACCCTCATGCATGGTGTTTTTTCACGGTACTAAGTTAAAACAAAGACTTCGTATgtggaaatatgtttatttgaatttttaatcATGAATAGTgacacatgattattacgatttttttaattcaaacatgaatattttaaatataagggTAAGACTTTATGGACATAAATCGAGTCACATTAAAAAATTGTACATTGTTCAATACATTGGctgataattatatatttatgtttcatgatgTCACTCGACTTACAGATTAACACCAACAAATATTGCTTTGTTAGGacattaaattttcatttaaaacattaatttccaCTATAAATTATAGAAACTATTTTCTACAATCACTTCTTGAAAagaacatcaactattttatgcAACTAATACTAGCAAATATTGCTTTGTAAAGGAAAGTaaaattttcattataaacaataataaccACTATAAGTTATAGAAACTATTTTCTACAATCACTAAGAACCTCAACTTGAAATAGTTTACAAAACAAGTTTTATGCAACTTTAATTAACTCATTAATCAACTGCAATACTATAACTTAGTTTTCCTGAGCTTGGTCTACatgtcaattacaaataatttgccCTTAATAAGACTGACCCCATATGCTATGTTGCGTGTAGGCTACCAAACCCATAATTTCAGCACAATACCTTCACTAAAGTTTTTATGCAAAAAGTGTTTCTGTTTTTAAGGAAGGACCTTGACAGAACTAGCCCAAcactaggtctgcatgtaagcaaCATGTATACATAATTGTAGCATAATACATCCATCTTCaacgtttttttctattttaagaagtgacctttgacctgtcTGCCCCTGAATGCACCTCAAGCTAGGTCAGCATGTTAACAACCTTtacaaatttcaacacaataccTCCATCCTAAATCAAATTATTGAGCAGAAAGTTTTCCCTTTTTAACAAATATGGCCTTCACCTGGTTGACCTAATATGCAATCATAAAGCTAGGACTCCGTGCAAGCTTGATGTATATAGATTTTATTAAATTGGAAGCCACCTGTCAGACAATGCCTGCTTGCATGCTAGAAAACCCTCTTGTCATACCCTAATCTAACACCCAGATCTTCAAagttattaaacattaaaattttcAATACATTCATTAACAATTATAagacaatatattaatatatacagcACAAATTAATTAACATACACAGTTATTTCATGCCAGGCATGTCAACATCTATTCTTACAAAAACAATTGAACAAATGTGTTGGTCCTGCAGATGTCTCCAATTTTTCCATCATTAAATCTATTTAGAATATCTTTAAATACAACGTCGTTAACACTTTTTATTCTGAGGGCTTTACGAGTTATTTTGGTTCAATTGCTAGAGGATTTGAAGAAACACACTTGTGtttaaaaaacagtttgacagaAAACTTCTACAGTTCACACAATACCAGACCTGGTCCTCAAATTTGGGTTTTCGTTCTCTCATTTCAATTTTCTATTCATCAGCCTTTAATACTGCATTGAATTCAAAAAATCCTTCCGGGTTCCCTCCGTTTTTCTTTCAAAGGAACTGTTCTGGACAGCAGTATTTTATTCACAATGTCCTGTAATGCGGGTTCACTTTTATGTTTTCTCAGCACGTGTATTTTTAACTTTCCGTTGAGAATGATGTATTTGTAGTAGATACAGTACCTTTCAGGTTTctgaaaaagtaaaacaaaagaaGATACCATTACTGAATTGAAACCAAGTTGACCACTGGAACTTTTATCACATAA contains:
- the LOC127853120 gene encoding vitelline membrane outer layer protein 1 homolog; translated protein: MEKSRFSAIALLVLLEYVGGSLVPHEDRSVVDLLHVCDGGRWGEWHSPKFCPQSTYAIGYYIQVETPDGDDTALNNIMLMCGCRDGSVGVTVSSGFGPFGSSNKHMLCPRVSGEAQFMVEFLLKVQPDQGLNGDNTAANDIKFKCGSLKTGSGAASVIHAPGGTEWGNWSQTWSNRCPEHSAICGIKTKIESWQGSRTDDTSLKDVKFYCCDD